The proteins below come from a single Aegilops tauschii subsp. strangulata cultivar AL8/78 chromosome 6, Aet v6.0, whole genome shotgun sequence genomic window:
- the LOC123494305 gene encoding vignain-like: MAREIAIILLMAVVLAAAMMVASSMDITDRDLMSEESLWALYERWCGHHNVRRDLGDKAMRFSVFKENARMIHKFNQEDAPYKLSLNLFGDMTDEEIDHMHGRCSDLVSDGGKRRQGRFTRGAVAARNDFPMFVDWRITGYDQRPPAVTNVKTQRGCGACWAFAAAAAVEGINSIRTTSLKSLSVQQLIDCDKRSFGCRNGRVPSAFKYIIDNGGIATEADYPYIAGEHGYCLVPKRKNPVVTIDSFKWVPNNDEVALLQAVAAQPVVVLLDTKSFRRYGGGVFMGPCGTNQTHGMTVVGYGTTDEHDPKKRIDYWIIKNSWGEKWGENGYIRMARGAGPAKKGLCGILVHASYPVKYK, from the coding sequence ATGGCAAGAGAAATTGCAATAATACTACTCATGGCCGTTGTGCTTGCTGCCGCTATGATGGTGGCGAGCTCTATGGACATCACTGATAGAGACTTGATGTCAGAGGAGTCCCTATGGGCACTGTACGAGCGCTGGTGTGGGCATCACAATGTGAGGCGCGACCTTGGTGACAAGGCCATGCGCTTCAGCGTATTCAAGGAGAACGCTCGCATGATCCACAAATTCAACCAAGAGGATGCACCCTACAAGCTGAGCCTCAACCTCTTTGGTGACATGACCGATGAAGAGATTGATCACATGCACGGTCGCTGCTCTGACCTCGTGTCAGATGGCGGGAAGCGACGCCAAGGCCGGTTCACACGGGGTGCCGTTGCAGCGCGCAACGACTTCCCAATGTTCGTAGATTGGCGGATCACAGGGTATGACCAACGCCCGCCGGCAGTGACAAACGTGAAGACCCAGAGAGGGTGCGGAGCTTGTTGGGccttcgcggcggcggcggcagtggagggCATCAACTCCATAAGGACCACGAGTCTGAAGTCGTTGTCTGTGCAGCAGCTCATAGACTGTGACAAGAGAAGTTTTGGCTGTCGTAACGGCAGAGTGCCATCGGCCTTCAAGTACATTATCGACAACGGCGGCATCGCCACAGAGGCTGACTACCCATACATTGCCGGTGAGCATGGCTATTGCTTGGTGCCAAAAAGAAAGAACCCCGTCGTCACCATCGACAGCTTCAAATGGGTGCCGAATAATGATGAGGTGGCGTTGCTGCAGGCGGTGGCGGCCCAACCCGTCGTTGTGTTGCTTGACACAAAGAGCTTCCGGCGTTATGGAGGAGGTGTCTTTATGGGTCCGTGTGGGACGAATCAGACCCACGGAATGACGGTGGTGGGCTATGGCACCACCGATGAGCATGACCCCAAGAAACGCATAGATTATTGGATAATAAAAAACTCATGGGGAGAAAAATGGGGTGAAAACGGCTACATCCGTATGGCCCGTGGTGCCGGTCCGGCCAAGAAGGGCTTATGTGGCATCCTGGTGCATGCATCGTACCCAGTGAAATATAAGTAA